DNA sequence from the Cohnella herbarum genome:
GCCACGATCAAATGGAATCCTATCCAAGGCGAAAAATACCATGAGTTGTTAAAGGCGCAGCTTGCGACGAAGAGCGCTCCCGATGTGTTTTTCCATCAAAACGCGCTTGTTCCTTTCGCCAAAGCCGGTTACTTGACCGATCTTTCAGATCAGCCATGGGCCTCGCAAATCATGGAAAGCTCTAAACCGGATAACGCATACGACGGCAAAGTGTATGCGGCGCCTGTCGACGTCTCCGGCTGGGGAATGTTTTATAACAAAAAAGTGTTTGCGGATCTCGGGCTTTCCGTTCCGAAAAACTATCAAGAGTTTCTGGATATAAGCGAAAAGATTAAAGCAGCCGGAATCATTCCGGTCACGGCCGGGTACAAGGATGGATGGCCGATATCCGGTACTTGGATTTCGATGGCATCGTTCGTATACGGCGTGAATCCGAATATCGACAAAGATTTATATGAAGGCAAGACCAAAATCAATGGTCCTGAATTTACGGCGTTGTTTACCGCTTTCGAGAAAATGGTCAAAAATAACTATCTGACCAAAAGCGCATTGAGCACCGGTTATGATACGGCCGTGCAGCAGGTTGGCGAAGGCAAAGCGGCTATGATGTTCAACGGACCGTGGATCAACAGCGTCGTCGCCGACAAGTACAATGTCGACCTTGGTTTCTTCCCGATGCCTGACGACAACGGC
Encoded proteins:
- a CDS encoding ABC transporter substrate-binding protein; its protein translation is MLKKKLLLSLVVCMVAFTLAACGNSNNSNSAATNGASPEASSTTSPEKSSNDEAFEISVAHWVLGSANAYAEDYIKNVEALYKKTYPNATIKWNPIQGEKYHELLKAQLATKSAPDVFFHQNALVPFAKAGYLTDLSDQPWASQIMESSKPDNAYDGKVYAAPVDVSGWGMFYNKKVFADLGLSVPKNYQEFLDISEKIKAAGIIPVTAGYKDGWPISGTWISMASFVYGVNPNIDKDLYEGKTKINGPEFTALFTAFEKMVKNNYLTKSALSTGYDTAVQQVGEGKAAMMFNGPWINSVVADKYNVDLGFFPMPDDNGNSFVTTATNASLSLNALYPDKQRGIDMINALIDASTLPGLLQNSAFTGLPNLTIPQETSGGKDYAQALSTFPSQMQMTLWLPPSTHEALSQVITKIAAGKAFSPKDLDAADQTYQRDKALVNIQ